The following proteins are co-located in the Brevibacillus laterosporus DSM 25 genome:
- the nfsA gene encoding oxygen-insensitive NADPH nitroreductase: MNNIIETMLNHRSIRQYEDRPLSEEQITTIVKCAQAASTSSYIQAYSIIGITDKETKRQLAELCGNQPYVETNGHLFVFCADLHRHQVIAEMEGKELTPAIESTEKFMVAVIDATLAAQNAALAAESMGLGICYIGGLRNQLQAVTELLHIPTHVMPLFAMTVGYPLHESSQKPRLPLAHVYHQGKYNQDAHSYQQQLQKYNETISSYYQERTQGERSDTWTAQMANMLSKPARMYMKEFVEKQGLNKK; this comes from the coding sequence ATGAATAACATCATTGAAACCATGCTGAACCATCGTTCTATTCGACAGTATGAGGACCGTCCGTTATCAGAAGAACAAATTACTACGATTGTCAAATGTGCACAAGCGGCCTCAACCTCCAGTTACATACAAGCTTATTCAATCATCGGAATTACAGATAAAGAGACAAAACGTCAGTTGGCTGAGCTATGTGGTAATCAACCGTATGTAGAAACCAATGGTCACCTGTTTGTTTTTTGTGCTGATTTACACCGTCATCAAGTGATTGCAGAGATGGAAGGAAAAGAGCTTACTCCAGCCATTGAAAGCACAGAAAAATTTATGGTAGCAGTGATCGATGCGACACTTGCAGCACAGAATGCGGCCCTTGCAGCAGAATCTATGGGGCTTGGCATTTGCTATATTGGTGGTTTGCGCAATCAATTGCAGGCTGTCACAGAGCTTTTACACATCCCTACTCACGTCATGCCACTCTTTGCAATGACAGTAGGCTATCCGTTACACGAATCGAGTCAGAAGCCACGTTTGCCACTTGCACATGTGTACCATCAGGGGAAATATAATCAGGATGCACACAGCTACCAACAGCAATTGCAGAAGTATAACGAGACGATCTCTAGCTACTATCAAGAACGTACACAAGGCGAACGCTCAGATACATGGACAGCGCAGATGGCCAATATGCTGTCCAAACCCGCTCGTATGTATATGAAGGAATTTGTAGAGAAGCAAGGACTGAACAAAAAGTAG